In Rhodothermales bacterium, the genomic stretch TCTCCACCCGAAGCGCCTGGACGATGCTGTCTATCAGCCGCTGTTTTTGTATCTGGAAGAGGGGCGCGTTTCGATGGATGAGGAGGCGAAGCAAATGGCTTCGCCCGTCCATGCTGATCGGGGCGCCATTCGCCGTCACGCGGGTGGCGAGGTCGTTGATCTCCTGATCCAGAAACCGGCTGTGCCGGCCGAGCGCGTACAGCATCAGCGCCCGGGTGTCGTTCCAGGATGCGTCGTTGAGGTAGTCTGGGCGTTCGCTGGCGTTCGCCACCGAATAAGCCAACGCCTCCACGGCCTGCGTCGCGATGGTTTCGGGGATGCGGAAGCCGGCGTCGCGCGCCTCGGCCAGCGCCAGCACGACATAGGCGCTCACGTAGGGGTGGACGTAGTAGTCGCCGCGCCACAGGCTGAAGCCGGAGCCCATCCAGTAGCCGGGCAGGCTCTGGAGCCAGTCGGTCACCAGCGAATCCCGTTCGCCGCCGAGCACGTCGATATCAAACAGATCCAGCAGAGCGCCGCCGGCGAGGAGCGGCCGGATGCGGGAGGTCCGTTGTTCGAGGCAGCCGTAGGGATATTCGAACAGGTACTCCGCCGCGCCCTCGAGGCCGACCAGCGCCGTGCTGGCGACCCGGGCCTGGAAGTGGCCAAGGGAAGGGATGAGATTGCCGGGCAAGCGGAGGACTTCCTCGGCGGAGGATTCAGTCGAGGCGAAGGTCGCCTGGGTGGATTTAACCGTCGGTAGCGAGACCGGGAGGCCTACCTCGAACGCGTCGGTTTCATTGCTCAAACGGGCGGTGAACCGGAGGGTGGCGTCGCCGGCGGCCTCGCTGGCCCAGGCGAAGCGCACCTCGCGCGTCTCGCCACTCGCGACCGTCACCGTCTGGCTGGGCGGACCCGTCAGCGTCAGCCCCTCGGCTTCGACGGAGACGGTGGCGTCGCCCGGAGCTCCCGTCCGGTTGGTAATGAGCACGCCGGCTTCGAAGGTGTCGTCGAGCCGGGCGAAACGCGGCAGGGCCGGCGTGAGGGCGAGCGGTTTCGTGACCACGATATCCGTCTCCCCCCGCCCGAACTGGTTGCCGGCGGTGAGCGCCGCGGCCATGAGCCGGAAGGTGGTGAGGCTTTCCGGGAGCCGGAAGGTGACGCGGGCGCGTCCGCGGTCGTCGGTTTGCACCGCCGGCGCCCAGTGGGCCTGGGGCCGGAAGTCCTTCCGTACGCCGCGCTGGCTTTCGTCGCCGCCGCCGCCGCCTTCATCCATCTCCTTGAGCCCGTAATTGCGCTGCTTGACGAGGTCGGCCAGCGTCTGGCTGGTGGTTACACCCAGCGCCCGTTCGCCGTAAAAGGTGTCGAACGGATCGGGGAGGGTGTAGCCGACGAGGTTCAGCACGCCGGCGTCGGCGGCGCTGAAGGCGATTTCGCCGCGGACGCCCCGGCCGGCGGCGTCGGTGAGCTGGAGGTCGACGCTGATTTCATCGCCCGGACGGTATTCGCGGGCGTCGGGTTCGACCGCGACGGTCAACCGGCGCACGCCGGTCTCCACCCCGATCGCGGCGTAGCCCATTTTAAACGAGGGCGCCCCGGGATCGCTGGCCCCACTCGGCGGGGCGGACCGGCCGGTGAGCAGGAGCACGCTCACATAGATATTGGGGAGATGGGCTTCGGTGATCGGTACCTCGATCTGCGGAGCGCTGCCCGTGAGGGTGACGACGCGGCTGGAGAGGATGCCTTCGCGCTCCACGGTCACAAGCGCGGTTGCCGATTCGTACGGCGACTGCACCATGAACCGGGCTGTCTCGCCCGGGGTGTAGGTCTGTTTTTCGGGGATGATCTCGATCCGGTCGTCGTCGTTGCGGCGCCAGGCGACGTAGCCCGCGCCGGTCGCATAGAAGTAGGCCTCCGTCCGGATCGCGTTGCCGCGCAGGTCGCGGCTTTCGGCGCGGATGACATAGCTGCCGCCTTCCTCGATCGTGAAGCCGACACGCTGGGCCCGGCCGGCCTCGGTGCGTACGTTCTGCTCCTGTTTCACCTCTTCGATTTGCTCACTCCGCCACCGCATCCGGCCGTCAGCGCCGATCTCCCGCACGCTGTTCCACTGCTCGCGGATGAGGGTGAGGGCGACCTCTGCGTCCCCTACCGGGGCGCCGGCGGGGTCGGCCGCGATCACATCCACGGTCATTCGCGATTCGGTGCTCAGGTCGAGGAAGGTCGTTCGCGGTTTGAGGCCGATGTAGTAGAGGCCCGGGTGCAGGATGGCTCCGGCGGAGCCGCCGTTTTCCTGGCGCGACGGATCGGTTACGGCGGCACCGAGCGTCAACTGCGCCGGCCGGCCCTGCCCGTTGCTCGGCAGCTGGGCGC encodes the following:
- a CDS encoding alpha-2-macroglobulin family protein; the encoded protein is TGKFSPHQNLIFVTELATAAPLAGAAVTIRGADNRVYWQGVTDAEGKATGPGWHGLNLPRADEWSVPTQYAFVEKAGDLAFTSSLFDTGLEPYRFGLNSDWNPQPVDREGVLFTDRGLYRTGETAHFKGIFRQKTDGDWASLRDSVILEIIGPDEQVALQHRVLPSGMGTFDFSWTSLESATLGSYRVTATLADSARTYITEHYFRVDAFRRATFAVDVTASAEAYIAGDFFEADISGRYLFGAAMQNQPVRYTLDQYPTYYTPPGYDGFLFASWRSDYSYYDQIASGDSLLDADGRFSIRAQLPSNGQGRPAQLTLGAAVTDPSRQENGGSAGAILHPGLYYIGLKPRTTFLDLSTESRMTVDVIAADPAGAPVGDAEVALTLIREQWNSVREIGADGRMRWRSEQIEEVKQEQNVRTEAGRAQRVGFTIEEGGSYVIRAESRDLRGNAIRTEAYFYATGAGYVAWRRNDDDRIEIIPEKQTYTPGETARFMVQSPYESATALVTVEREGILSSRVVTLTGSAPQIEVPITEAHLPNIYVSVLLLTGRSAPPSGASDPGAPSFKMGYAAIGVETGVRRLTVAVEPDAREYRPGDEISVDLQLTDAAGRGVRGEIAFSAADAGVLNLVGYTLPDPFDTFYGERALGVTTSQTLADLVKQRNYGLKEMDEGGGGGDESQRGVRKDFRPQAHWAPAVQTDDRGRARVTFRLPESLTTFRLMAAALTAGNQFGRGETDIVVTKPLALTPALPRFARLDDTFEAGVLITNRTGAPGDATVSVEAEGLTLTGPPSQTVTVASGETREVRFAWASEAAGDATLRFTARLSNETDAFEVGLPVSLPTVKSTQATFASTESSAEEVLRLPGNLIPSLGHFQARVASTALVGLEGAAEYLFEYPYGCLEQRTSRIRPLLAGGALLDLFDIDVLGGERDSLVTDWLQSLPGYWMGSGFSLWRGDYYVHPYVSAYVVLALAEARDAGFRIPETIATQAVEALAYSVANASERPDYLNDASWNDTRALMLYALGRHSRFLDQEINDLATRVTANGAPISMDGRSHLLRLLIHRNAPLFQIQKQRLIDSIVQALRVESTTAYLTAAQGPAAGWIFASDTRSTAFGLAALIETRPPEETRLLVERMVRYLLENRSGDHWASTQENAAVIDALRLYQEAYEEDAANFTATIALAGRSVLEASFSGRTLDTHDAATSLEGLTAGASLPVQIRKDGTGNLYYTLRLESFSSDPVAALDQGLSIERRFQRIDQSGQPVGASETTGGKTVTLDAGELVRVTIRLTSPADRNYVVVDDALPAGLEAVNDAFATTNREYLQDTGSDRWWGSFNRTEMRDDRVVLFADYLTRGEHTYTYVARATTAGTFIHPPAQAEGMYQPETNGRTASGRLIVR